In Populus nigra chromosome 10, ddPopNigr1.1, whole genome shotgun sequence, the following proteins share a genomic window:
- the LOC133704769 gene encoding uncharacterized protein LOC133704769 — protein MEEGKGSTLVHLLVVVLSLVAFGFAIAAERRRSIGHIEKDATNATYCVYNSDVATGYGVGAFLFLLSSESLLMGITKCMCFGRSLAPGGDRAWAIIYFVSSWATFLVAEGCLIAGAKKNAYHTKYRGMIYAQNFTCETLRKGVFIAGAVFVVATMILNVYYYMYFSKATASKAAHKTNRTSSVGMTGNP, from the exons ATGGAAGAAGGAAAAGGTTCGACTCTGGTTCACCTTCTGGTGGTGGTTCTGAGTCTGGTAGCATTTGGGTTTGCCATTGCTGCTGAAAGACGTAGAAGCATT GGTCACATTGAAAAAGATGCAACAAACGCTACATACTGTGTCTACAACTCTGATGTTGCCACAGGTTATGGAGTGGGTGCTTTCTTATTTCTTCTTTCAAGTGAATCACTATTGATGGGTATCACAAAATGCATGTGTTTTGGGAGATCATTAGCCCCTGGTGGAGACCGAGCCTGGGCCATCATTTATTTTGTCTCTTCTTG GGCAACTTTTCTTGTTGCAGAAGGATGTTTAATTGCAGGTGCAAAGAAAAATGCTTATCATACCAAGTATCGAGGGATGATCTATGCTCAAAACTTCACCTGTGAAACATTGCGGAAAGGTGTTTTTATTGCTGGAGCAGTGTTTGTGGTGGCAACAATGATTCTCAATGTATACTACTACATGTATTTCTCTAAGGCTACTGCCAGTAAGGCCGCTCACAAAACAAATCGTACAAGTTCTGTCGGGATGACTGGCAATCCTTAG
- the LOC133704227 gene encoding large ribosomal subunit protein uL15c, whose translation MAMAMAAASLPCPSSPFKGNLTRLKPKTCNFTCLTLHSKNKRPSVVVNQAAAPSVVTTSSGARLRLDNLGPQPGSRKKGKRKGRGISAGQGNSCGFGMRGQKSRSGPGVRKGFEGGQMPLYRRIPKLRGIAGGMHAGLPKYVPVNLKDIASAGFQEGAEVSLETLKEKGLINPSGRERRLPLKVLGDGELSVKLNIKARAFSAAAKEKLEAAGCSLTVLPGRKKWVKPSVAKNLARAEEYFAKKRAAAIESEPSSA comes from the exons ATGGCAATGGCAATGGCAGCAGCGTCTCTTCCTTGCCCTTCTTCTCCATTCAAG gGAAACTTGACGAGATTGAAGCCAAAGACATGCAACTTCACTTGTCTTACACTCCATTCTAAGAACAAAAGACCATCGGTGGTAGTCAATCAAGCAGCAGCACCTTCTGTGGTTACTACATCTTCAGGAGCGAGGCTCAGGCTGGACAATCTGGGCCCACAACCAGGGTCTagaaagaaagggaagagaaaGGGAAGAGGTATCTCTGCAGGACAAGGGAACAGTTGTGGGTTTGGTATGAGAGGTCAGAAATCTCGGTCTGGTCCTGGTGTTCGAAAAGGGTTTGAGGGTGGACAAATGCCTCTTTACCGCCGTATCCCTAAATTGCGTGGAATTGCTGGag GTATGCATGCGGGTTTGCCAAAATATGTCCCTGTGAACTTGAAAGACATAGCATCAGCAGGATTCCAAGAGGGAGCGGAGGTATCACTAGAGACTTTGAAGGAGAAAGGCTTGATCAACCCATCAGGAAGAGAAAGGAGACTCCCTTTGAAG GTTCTGGGTGATGGAGAGCTAAGTGTCAAGCTGAACATTAAAGCTCGTGCCTTTTCAGCAGCAGCCAAGGAGAAGCTTGAGGCTGCTGGATGCTCTCTTACTGTATTACCTGGCCGAAAGAAGTGGGTGAAACCATCAGTTGCTAAGAACCTTGCTCGTGCTGAAGAATACTTTGCTAAGAAACGAGCTGCAGCCATTGAGTCTGAACCGTCCTCGGCTTAA
- the LOC133704284 gene encoding uncharacterized protein LOC133704284, with translation MNHCAIQQNAFSTREEIRNSVSIPISERRDPVVCPKPRRLGLLNDHPARSLRFQLSHQSELCDSISGTDFLEIILAKGCYGMDNQSFCTQVSSSPPPFFCGSPPSRVANPLIQDARFGDEKFSPFSPVTPIPPQMDLSSSSSSPRKGGLVRSSFGSKPVVRIEGFDCLDRDCRNCSVPALA, from the exons ATGAATCACTGCGCGATCCAACAAAACGCCTTCTCAACCCGGGAAGAGATTCGGAACTCCGTCTCAATTCCAATCTCGGAGCGGAGAGACCCGGTGGTTTGTCCCAAACCCAGACGCCTTGGTCTGTTGAACGACCACCCTGCCAGGTCTCTCAGATTTCAGCTCAG CCATCAATCAGAGCTTTGTGATTCAATATCAGGGACTGATTTTTTGGAAATCATCCTCGCAAAG GGTTGTTATGGTATGGATAATCAATCTTTTTGCACACAAGTATCCTCGTCGCCGCCCCCATTTTTTTGTGGGTCGCCGCCGAGCAGAGTAGCTAATCCATTAATTCAAGATGCTAGATTTGGGGATGAGAAATTCTCCCCCTTTTCACCTGTCACGCCTATTCCACCGCAGATGgacttatcatcatcatcatcatctccaaGGAAAGGAGGATTGGTTCGATCAAGTTTTGGAAGCAAGCCAGTGGTGAGAATTGAGGGCTTTGACTGCCTTGACAGGGATTGTAGAAATTGCAGCGTTCCTGCTTTGGCTTAA
- the LOC133705268 gene encoding zinc finger protein JAGGED-like yields the protein MIHGKPGYNDAQEALSFNGDHKLEACPSHNMMCSRSSMRPENNPLDLNNLPEDYSRDGKQVLDEGSSSGCKKKKSGAKDGKEECGKVYECRFCSLKFCKSQALGGHMNRHRQGKRETETLNRARQLVFSSDNLAAPVAHLGCHPMGTGSYHPAGNIGDPFRSAYTVPRLFPGSSSTLLPAPAPAPQPPHQSYLYTSPSRLPASYNSQYPQQPINDYYIGHVLNNTSQTHPSHQNMNYNMSASESNYTCIGAPVAHGGFGLGSSRSTEGSGRDGSLSNQEDGLNWGRSYAAGGQQHLDHPSSINRFQDGF from the exons ATGATCCATGGTAAGCCAGGGTACAATGATGCCCAAGAAGCCTTAAGCTTCAATGGGGACCATAAACTTGAAGCATGCCCTTCTCACAACATGATGTGCAGCAGGAGCAGCAT GAGACCCGAGAACAACCCGTTAGACCTCAACAACTTGCCTGAGGATTACTCTAGAGATGGTAAACAAGTCCTTGATGAAGGCTCTTCTTCTG GctgcaagaaaaagaaaagcggCGCTAAGGATGGGAAAGAAGAGTGTGGTAAGGTCTATGAGTGTAGGTTTTGTTCCCTCAAGTTCTGCAAATCTCAAGCTCTTGGAGGGCACATGAACCGACACCGACAAGGCAAA AGGGAGACAGAAACACTGAACCGGGCTCGCCAACTGGTCTTCAGTAGTGATAACCTAGCCGCCCCTGTGGCTCACCTAGG CTGCCATCCAATGGGAACAGGGAGCTACCACCCAGCAGGCAACATTGGAGATCCATTTAGATCAGCGTACACAGTACCAAGACTGTTCCCTGGTTCTTCATCAACTCTCttaccagcaccagcaccagcaccacaACCTCCTCATCAATCGTATCTATACACATCTCCTTCACGCCTCCCAGCTTCCTATAACTCACAGTATCCTCAACAGCCCATAAACGATTATTACATTGGACATGTACTCAACAACACTTCACAAACACACCCTTCCCACCAGAACATGAACTACAACATGAGTGCCTCAGAATCCAATTACACTTGCATTGGTGCACCAGTAGCTCACGGTGGGTTCGGACTTGGTTCAAGCCGTAGCACGGAGGGAAGCGGTAGAGATGGATCACTGAGCAATCAGGAAGATGGTTTGAATTGGGGAAGGAGCTATGCAGCGGGAGGACAGCAGCATTTGGATCATCCTTCCTCGATCAATCGGTTTCAAGAtgggttttaa